One genomic region from Sparus aurata chromosome 15, fSpaAur1.1, whole genome shotgun sequence encodes:
- the dachc gene encoding dachshund c isoform X2 yields MTTMATPAAPALLPAASLGHHPAPSSVSPATNSPPPAATSAASSPAPPVAHPALLHQFRADLLLPNGTPLKTGGAPVCSGAKPVYATPSPVESTPQNNECKLVEVKGAKLASFTVKDTELICLPQAFDVFLKHLVGGLHTVYTKLKRLDIAPVVCNVEQVRVLRGLGAIQPGVNRCKLISRQDFETLYNDCTNASSRPGRPPKRLQSVTEGGTHHMLPHSGLIHAGIMPPADLSALAKKIKLEAMASYHSNQHHGGPNGENGDHNHSLVLDQLPFMMMSHPLIPASLAPASVSMAMGQMNRLNTLASMANVAHLHAKPPARAPTSVIKERVRDSPSPSPSLEEAQMSSNHSSSVSSSPSHTERTAETTHPQDNGLSSSHSVLGHSPGVVQGGRDTDVEHSKENKRGHTDRDNSSLAAHTTRESCDRQVYQKPPSGRESCERVSYPAGQKLPAGLHHTPFIFPEGLSSIETLLTNIQGLLRVAIENARAQEKQDQLERTELKMELVRERELRETLERQLSLEQKNRVLIQKRLKKEKRNKRRLQEALEEEVKLRDQAEHTLLHTSNAHTGHQSSAAPPHTESVTQDVDGSSHDANRLDTKATVQEGRVFLQTSGMY; encoded by the exons ATGACCACCATGGCAACTCCGGCTGCTCCGGCTCTGCTCCCCGCCGCTTCGCTCGGGCACCACCCGGCGCCGAGTTCCGTCTCTCCGGCCACCAACTCCCCGCCACCTGCGGCCACCTCCGCCGCGTCCTCCCCGGCTCCTCCGGTGGCGCACCCGGCGCTGCTTCACCAGTTCCGAGCGGACCTCTTACTACCGAACGGGACCCCGTTGAAGACCGGAGGAGCCCCGGTGTGCAGCGGCGCTAAGCCCGTGTACGCCACCCCGTCGCCCGTGGAGAGCACGCCGCAGAACAACGAGTGCAAACTGGTGGAGGTGAAAGGTGCCAAGCTGGCCTCGTTCACCGTGAAAGACACGGAGCTCATCTGCCTGCCGCAGGCTTTCGACGTGTTTCTCAAGCACCTGGTCGGCGGGCTGCACACCGTCTACACCAAGCTGAAACGGCTGGACATCGCCCCGGTGGTGTGCAACGTGGAGCAGGTCCGGGTGCTGCGGGGGCTCGGGGCCATCCAGCCCGGGGTGAACCGGTGCAAACTCATCTCCAGGCAGGACTTCGAGACGCTCTACAACGACTGTACCAACGCAAG TTCGAGGCCAGGACGACCGCCCAAGAGGCTGCAGAGTGTGACAGAGGGCGGGACTCACCACATGCTGCCCCACAGCGGGCTGATACACGCTGGGATCATGCCTCCTGCAG ATCTGTCTGCCCTGGCCAAGAAGATCAAGCTGGAGGCGATGGCCAGTTATCACAGCAACCAACATCATGGCGGGCCAAACGGAGAGAACGGTGACCACAACCACTCACTAG TTCTGGATCAGTTGCCCttcatgatgatgtcacatcCTCTGATCCCTGCCAGCCTGGCGCCGGCCTCCGTTTCCATGGCCATGGGCCAGATGAACCGACTGAACACGTTGGCAAGCATGGCCAATGTGGCGCATCTCCACGCCAAGCCCCCTGCCAGGGCTCCCACCTCCGTCATTAAG GAGCGAGTGCGCGACAGTCCCTCCCCTTCCCCCTCATTGGAGGAAGCTCAGATGTCGTCCaatcacagcagcagtgtgtcgAGTTCACCGTCTCACACAGAGCGCACTGCAGAAACCACAC ACCCACAGGACAACGGGCTGTCATCAAGTCACAGTGTGTTGGGGCATTCCCCCGGTGTGGTGCAGGGAGGCCGAGATACAGATGTGGAGCACAGCAAGGAGAACAAGAGGGGCCACACTGACAGAG ATAACAGCTCCTTGGCCGCTCACACAACCAGGGAGAGCTGTGATCGACAAGTCTACCAGAAACCCCCGTCAGGCAGGGAGAGCTGTGAGAGGGTATCTTACCCTGCAGGACAGAAGCTCCCAGCAGGTCTCCACCACACTCCCTTCATCTTCCCGGAAGGCTTGTCCTCCATAGAGACCCTGCTCACGAACATCCAG GGTCTGCTGAGGGTTGCCATAGAGAACGCACGGGCGCAGGAGAAGCAGGACCAGCTGGAGAGGACGGAGCTGAAGATGGAGCTGGTCCGAGAGAGGGAGCTCAGGGAGACCTTGGAGAGACAGCTTAGCctggagcagaaaaacagaG TTCTGATCCAGAAGCGCCTgaagaaggaaaagaggaaTAAGAGGAGACTTCAGGAAGCCTTGGAGGAGGAGGTCAAACTCCGCGACCAGGCAGAGCACACCCTGCTGCACACTTCCAAcgcacacacag GCCATCAATCATCAGCAGCCCCTCCTCACACAGAATCCGTGACCCAGGACGTGGACGGGAGCAGCCACGATGCCAACAGGCTGGACACCAAGGCAACAGTACAAG AGGGCAGAGTGTTCCTGCAGACCTCCGGGATGTACTGA
- the dachc gene encoding dachshund c isoform X3: MTTMATPAAPALLPAASLGHHPAPSSVSPATNSPPPAATSAASSPAPPVAHPALLHQFRADLLLPNGTPLKTGGAPVCSGAKPVYATPSPVESTPQNNECKLVEVKGAKLASFTVKDTELICLPQAFDVFLKHLVGGLHTVYTKLKRLDIAPVVCNVEQVRVLRGLGAIQPGVNRCKLISRQDFETLYNDCTNASSRPGRPPKRLQSVTEGGTHHMLPHSGLIHAGIMPPADLSALAKKIKLEAMASYHSNQHHGGPNGENGDHNHSLVLDQLPFMMMSHPLIPASLAPASVSMAMGQMNRLNTLASMANVAHLHAKPPARAPTSVIKERVRDSPSPSPSLEEAQMSSNHSSSVSSSPSHTERTAETTHPQDNGLSSSHSVLGHSPGVVQGGRDTDVEHSKENKRGHTDRDNSSLAAHTTRESCDRQVYQKPPSGRESCERVSYPAGQKLPAGLHHTPFIFPEGLSSIETLLTNIQQGLLRVAIENARAQEKQDQLERTELKMELVRERELRETLERQLSLEQKNRVLIQKRLKKEKRNKRRLQEALEEEVKLRDQAEHTLLHTSNAHTESVTQDVDGSSHDANRLDTKATVQEGRVFLQTSGMY; this comes from the exons ATGACCACCATGGCAACTCCGGCTGCTCCGGCTCTGCTCCCCGCCGCTTCGCTCGGGCACCACCCGGCGCCGAGTTCCGTCTCTCCGGCCACCAACTCCCCGCCACCTGCGGCCACCTCCGCCGCGTCCTCCCCGGCTCCTCCGGTGGCGCACCCGGCGCTGCTTCACCAGTTCCGAGCGGACCTCTTACTACCGAACGGGACCCCGTTGAAGACCGGAGGAGCCCCGGTGTGCAGCGGCGCTAAGCCCGTGTACGCCACCCCGTCGCCCGTGGAGAGCACGCCGCAGAACAACGAGTGCAAACTGGTGGAGGTGAAAGGTGCCAAGCTGGCCTCGTTCACCGTGAAAGACACGGAGCTCATCTGCCTGCCGCAGGCTTTCGACGTGTTTCTCAAGCACCTGGTCGGCGGGCTGCACACCGTCTACACCAAGCTGAAACGGCTGGACATCGCCCCGGTGGTGTGCAACGTGGAGCAGGTCCGGGTGCTGCGGGGGCTCGGGGCCATCCAGCCCGGGGTGAACCGGTGCAAACTCATCTCCAGGCAGGACTTCGAGACGCTCTACAACGACTGTACCAACGCAAG TTCGAGGCCAGGACGACCGCCCAAGAGGCTGCAGAGTGTGACAGAGGGCGGGACTCACCACATGCTGCCCCACAGCGGGCTGATACACGCTGGGATCATGCCTCCTGCAG ATCTGTCTGCCCTGGCCAAGAAGATCAAGCTGGAGGCGATGGCCAGTTATCACAGCAACCAACATCATGGCGGGCCAAACGGAGAGAACGGTGACCACAACCACTCACTAG TTCTGGATCAGTTGCCCttcatgatgatgtcacatcCTCTGATCCCTGCCAGCCTGGCGCCGGCCTCCGTTTCCATGGCCATGGGCCAGATGAACCGACTGAACACGTTGGCAAGCATGGCCAATGTGGCGCATCTCCACGCCAAGCCCCCTGCCAGGGCTCCCACCTCCGTCATTAAG GAGCGAGTGCGCGACAGTCCCTCCCCTTCCCCCTCATTGGAGGAAGCTCAGATGTCGTCCaatcacagcagcagtgtgtcgAGTTCACCGTCTCACACAGAGCGCACTGCAGAAACCACAC ACCCACAGGACAACGGGCTGTCATCAAGTCACAGTGTGTTGGGGCATTCCCCCGGTGTGGTGCAGGGAGGCCGAGATACAGATGTGGAGCACAGCAAGGAGAACAAGAGGGGCCACACTGACAGAG ATAACAGCTCCTTGGCCGCTCACACAACCAGGGAGAGCTGTGATCGACAAGTCTACCAGAAACCCCCGTCAGGCAGGGAGAGCTGTGAGAGGGTATCTTACCCTGCAGGACAGAAGCTCCCAGCAGGTCTCCACCACACTCCCTTCATCTTCCCGGAAGGCTTGTCCTCCATAGAGACCCTGCTCACGAACATCCAG CAGGGTCTGCTGAGGGTTGCCATAGAGAACGCACGGGCGCAGGAGAAGCAGGACCAGCTGGAGAGGACGGAGCTGAAGATGGAGCTGGTCCGAGAGAGGGAGCTCAGGGAGACCTTGGAGAGACAGCTTAGCctggagcagaaaaacagaG TTCTGATCCAGAAGCGCCTgaagaaggaaaagaggaaTAAGAGGAGACTTCAGGAAGCCTTGGAGGAGGAGGTCAAACTCCGCGACCAGGCAGAGCACACCCTGCTGCACACTTCCAAcgcacacacag AATCCGTGACCCAGGACGTGGACGGGAGCAGCCACGATGCCAACAGGCTGGACACCAAGGCAACAGTACAAG AGGGCAGAGTGTTCCTGCAGACCTCCGGGATGTACTGA
- the dachc gene encoding dachshund c isoform X1, whose translation MTTMATPAAPALLPAASLGHHPAPSSVSPATNSPPPAATSAASSPAPPVAHPALLHQFRADLLLPNGTPLKTGGAPVCSGAKPVYATPSPVESTPQNNECKLVEVKGAKLASFTVKDTELICLPQAFDVFLKHLVGGLHTVYTKLKRLDIAPVVCNVEQVRVLRGLGAIQPGVNRCKLISRQDFETLYNDCTNASSRPGRPPKRLQSVTEGGTHHMLPHSGLIHAGIMPPADLSALAKKIKLEAMASYHSNQHHGGPNGENGDHNHSLVLDQLPFMMMSHPLIPASLAPASVSMAMGQMNRLNTLASMANVAHLHAKPPARAPTSVIKERVRDSPSPSPSLEEAQMSSNHSSSVSSSPSHTERTAETTHPQDNGLSSSHSVLGHSPGVVQGGRDTDVEHSKENKRGHTDRDNSSLAAHTTRESCDRQVYQKPPSGRESCERVSYPAGQKLPAGLHHTPFIFPEGLSSIETLLTNIQQGLLRVAIENARAQEKQDQLERTELKMELVRERELRETLERQLSLEQKNRVLIQKRLKKEKRNKRRLQEALEEEVKLRDQAEHTLLHTSNAHTGHQSSAAPPHTESVTQDVDGSSHDANRLDTKATVQEGRVFLQTSGMY comes from the exons ATGACCACCATGGCAACTCCGGCTGCTCCGGCTCTGCTCCCCGCCGCTTCGCTCGGGCACCACCCGGCGCCGAGTTCCGTCTCTCCGGCCACCAACTCCCCGCCACCTGCGGCCACCTCCGCCGCGTCCTCCCCGGCTCCTCCGGTGGCGCACCCGGCGCTGCTTCACCAGTTCCGAGCGGACCTCTTACTACCGAACGGGACCCCGTTGAAGACCGGAGGAGCCCCGGTGTGCAGCGGCGCTAAGCCCGTGTACGCCACCCCGTCGCCCGTGGAGAGCACGCCGCAGAACAACGAGTGCAAACTGGTGGAGGTGAAAGGTGCCAAGCTGGCCTCGTTCACCGTGAAAGACACGGAGCTCATCTGCCTGCCGCAGGCTTTCGACGTGTTTCTCAAGCACCTGGTCGGCGGGCTGCACACCGTCTACACCAAGCTGAAACGGCTGGACATCGCCCCGGTGGTGTGCAACGTGGAGCAGGTCCGGGTGCTGCGGGGGCTCGGGGCCATCCAGCCCGGGGTGAACCGGTGCAAACTCATCTCCAGGCAGGACTTCGAGACGCTCTACAACGACTGTACCAACGCAAG TTCGAGGCCAGGACGACCGCCCAAGAGGCTGCAGAGTGTGACAGAGGGCGGGACTCACCACATGCTGCCCCACAGCGGGCTGATACACGCTGGGATCATGCCTCCTGCAG ATCTGTCTGCCCTGGCCAAGAAGATCAAGCTGGAGGCGATGGCCAGTTATCACAGCAACCAACATCATGGCGGGCCAAACGGAGAGAACGGTGACCACAACCACTCACTAG TTCTGGATCAGTTGCCCttcatgatgatgtcacatcCTCTGATCCCTGCCAGCCTGGCGCCGGCCTCCGTTTCCATGGCCATGGGCCAGATGAACCGACTGAACACGTTGGCAAGCATGGCCAATGTGGCGCATCTCCACGCCAAGCCCCCTGCCAGGGCTCCCACCTCCGTCATTAAG GAGCGAGTGCGCGACAGTCCCTCCCCTTCCCCCTCATTGGAGGAAGCTCAGATGTCGTCCaatcacagcagcagtgtgtcgAGTTCACCGTCTCACACAGAGCGCACTGCAGAAACCACAC ACCCACAGGACAACGGGCTGTCATCAAGTCACAGTGTGTTGGGGCATTCCCCCGGTGTGGTGCAGGGAGGCCGAGATACAGATGTGGAGCACAGCAAGGAGAACAAGAGGGGCCACACTGACAGAG ATAACAGCTCCTTGGCCGCTCACACAACCAGGGAGAGCTGTGATCGACAAGTCTACCAGAAACCCCCGTCAGGCAGGGAGAGCTGTGAGAGGGTATCTTACCCTGCAGGACAGAAGCTCCCAGCAGGTCTCCACCACACTCCCTTCATCTTCCCGGAAGGCTTGTCCTCCATAGAGACCCTGCTCACGAACATCCAG CAGGGTCTGCTGAGGGTTGCCATAGAGAACGCACGGGCGCAGGAGAAGCAGGACCAGCTGGAGAGGACGGAGCTGAAGATGGAGCTGGTCCGAGAGAGGGAGCTCAGGGAGACCTTGGAGAGACAGCTTAGCctggagcagaaaaacagaG TTCTGATCCAGAAGCGCCTgaagaaggaaaagaggaaTAAGAGGAGACTTCAGGAAGCCTTGGAGGAGGAGGTCAAACTCCGCGACCAGGCAGAGCACACCCTGCTGCACACTTCCAAcgcacacacag GCCATCAATCATCAGCAGCCCCTCCTCACACAGAATCCGTGACCCAGGACGTGGACGGGAGCAGCCACGATGCCAACAGGCTGGACACCAAGGCAACAGTACAAG AGGGCAGAGTGTTCCTGCAGACCTCCGGGATGTACTGA